A window of Mercenaria mercenaria strain notata chromosome 16, MADL_Memer_1, whole genome shotgun sequence contains these coding sequences:
- the LOC123541219 gene encoding uncharacterized protein LOC123541219, giving the protein MNSRAAQNKGQGAQYSLQTIMKLFIYQHHMKRTGILFTQGCEILCWGLLFLSNDVYSRHSNVELLLGIIYLYLFIRTINMDVLVCSKGREDEFDWKRLTMRQRTALFGAIISMNVLFITPVLFILTFEEMFLTVILLGLVLPVLYKEVYFFFIDLVLVKNSKESLNTCLYVSLKLLHMYFILLCSMVIWLHRNEGFLHKFYSNNGIVQYQAPVLDGSGIRKCDLITHILPMSHRKFGLDKGRTNKLDPCSAILGEYVTFNCRINSSDSNNIVFRWMKGAEHISIRANERYRISKGWHRNSLSKKLIWSSNLTINRITTTDYDIYTCLARTVVCKKHRVKERFMLLIQDRMICSDQVNYKLLLNSSVALHMFTGSQHVVRAPLGYLLRLQNVFPLRFVEKISEITFINDDFNKSFKLPFQFCSDSVKRLHNLDKRKIDQFSETTFCTFLYYGRYLLQAKFNTGNKLLHPNSLTILPYTDISAYFHIHSRFLFSKLYKNLISNITSFSKDNPNAILINTIQELIYHHMQVIESHEHTLMQLIVAIVLLVEFKIYHFILHLTRRSMGLERKDIIRVDKRDYDIFLSFCEQSQADQAFVVEKLLPYMENNQNLKIRPCHLIQSGSHLFETFSEEIQNCKKVVILWSEEYAEDPECRQILSAVILGLHSNELLKLSDIITLRYRSTQLPFRFSFFLQEYSADVPDDSDDSLQDINDFIKNSFRKDQSVVDKVGNNNTFRLCVYIVEVFFNFYLSSSGKVQHFIHAIFAICFVCVFIWISSM; this is encoded by the coding sequence atgaattcacGAGCAGCACAGAACAAGGGGCAGGGGGCTCAGTACAGCTTGCAAACGATCATGAAGCTTTTTATTTATCAACATCACATGAAAAGAACTGGCATTTTGTTTACACAAGGATGTGAAATATTGTGTTGGGGACTACTTTTCTTGTCAAACGATGTTTATTCCCGACACAGTAATGTGGAATTATTACTCGGAATAATTTACCTGTACTTATTCATTCGGACTATAAATATGGATGTATTAGTCTGTTCTAAGGGTAGAGAAGATGAATTTGATTGGAAGAGACTTACTATGAGACAGCGAACAGCTTTATTTGGAGCAATTATTTCTATGAATGTCCTATTCATTACACCAGTGCTGTTTATATTGACGTTTGAAGAAATGTTTCTTACAGTTATATTATTGGGCCTGGTACTCCCTGTTCTATACAAAGaggtatatttcttttttattgatttagtGTTAGTGAAGAATTCAAAAGAGTCATTGAATACATGTTTATATGTATCTCTTAAATTATTgcatatgtattttatattgcTATGTTCAATGGTAATATGGTTGCATCGGAATGAAGGGTTTCTGCACAAGTTTTATTCTAACAATGGTATTGTACAGTATCAAGCACCAGTTTTAGATGGAAGTGGAATTCGTAAATGCGATCTCATAACTCACATACTGCCGATGTCACATCGCAAGTTTGGACTAGACAAAGGTAGAACAAACAAACTTGATCCATGCTCTGCAATTCTTGGAGAGTATGTAACGTTCAATTGTAGGATAAACAGTAGTGATTCTAACAATATTGTATTTAGATGGATGAAAGGTGCAGAACACATAAGCATACGTGCGAATGAAAGATACAGAATTTCGAAAGGTTGGCATAGGAATAGTTTGTCAAAGAAACTTATTTGGAGCtcaaatttgacaataaatagaATAACTACAACAGATTACGATATATACACTTGCTTAGCAAGGACTGTTGTTTGTAAGAAACATAGAGTTAAGGAAAGATTTATGCTTTTAATTCAAGACAGGATGATCTGTAGTGATCAGGTGAATTATAAATTGCTGTTAAATTCATCAGTCGCATTACATATGTTTACAGGAAGTCAACACGTTGTACGAGCACCGTTAGGTTATCTGCTCAGACTACAAAATGTTTTCCCGCTAAGATTTGTAGAGAAGATATCGGAGATAACCTTCATAAACGACgactttaataaaagttttaaactgCCCTTTCAATTCTGTTCTGACAGTGTAAAGAGGTTGCACAATCTTGATAAAAGGAAAATTGACCAGTTTTCAGaaactacattttgtacatttttgtattatggTAGATATTTGCTACAGGCAAAATTTAACACAGGCAATAAACTTTTGCATCCAAATTCACTAACTATTCTCCCTTACACGGACATAAGTGCTTATTTTCATATACATTCGCGGTTTCTCTTTTCTAAATTGTATAAAAACCTGATTTCAAACATCACATCTTTTAGTAAAGATAACCCTAATGCTATATTAATCAACACTATACAGGAATTAATATATCATCATATGCAAGTAATTGAAAGTCATGAACATACACTAATGCAACTCATAGTGGCTATTGTTCTACTTGTGGAattcaaaatttatcattttattctacATCTTACTCGTAGATCCATGGGTTTAGAACGGAAGGATATAATACGTGTTGATAAGAGGGATTATGACATATTTTTATCTTTCTGCGAGCAAAGCCAGGCGGATCAAGCTTTTGTTGTAGAAAAGCTTCTACCATACATGGAAAACAATCAGAATTTAAAAATCAGACCTTGTCATTTAATTCAGTCAGGTAGTCACCTATTTGAAACATTTTCGGAAGAAATTCAGAACTGTAAAAAGGTCGTGATACTATGGTCTGAAGAATACGCTGAAGATCCTGAATGCCGGCAGATTCTCAGTGCGGTGATTCTTGGTCTCCATAGCAACGAGCTTCTTAAACTTTCCGACATCATAACTTTAAGGTATCGGTCTACACAACTGCCATTTCGCTTTTCATTTTTTCTCCAAGAGTATTCAGCAGATGTGCCTGATGATTCGGACGACAGTCTACaagatattaatgatttcataaagAATTCTTTTAGAAAAGACCAAAGTGTAGTCGATAAAGTAGGAAACAATAATACTTTCAGATTGTGCGTATATATAGTAgaggtatttttcaatttttatttgtcGTCCAGTGGCAAAGTGCAACATTTCATACACGCGATATTCGCCATCTGTTTTGTCTGTGTATTTATATGGATATCATCAATGTAa
- the LOC123541340 gene encoding uncharacterized protein LOC123541340, giving the protein MKKKEEMEAQKKKEEMRKIEEKRQHKEKEAQKEEEMRNREIEEQRKKEEEMKKIEEEKEKARKKEEEMKKIEAEKQRKNEEERKIREEEKERKKEEEMKKKEEEKKAEQRRNGKKKEQEKKNEEEINKTEKKRLDDRQRENKKKLNKFEMRRNC; this is encoded by the coding sequence ATGAAGAAGAAAGAAGAGATGGAGGCacagaaaaagaaagaagaaatgagAAAGATTGAGGAAAAAAGACAGCACAAGGAAAAGGAAGCACAGAAGGAGGAAGAAATGAGAAATAGGGAGATAGAAGAACAACGGAAAAAAGAGGAGGAAATGAAGAAGATAGAAGAGGAGAAAGAGAAAGCAAGAAAGAAAGAGGAGGAAATGAAGAAGATAGAAGCAGAGAAACAAAGAAAGAATGAGGAGGAGAGGAAGATACGAGAAGAggagaaagaaagaaagaaagaggaGGAAATGAAGAAGAAAGAAGAGGAGAAAAAGGCTGAAcaaagaaggaatggaaaaaagaaagaacaagagaagaaaaatgaagaagaaattaataaaacagaaaagaaacgATTGGATGATAGACAAAGAGAGaacaaaaagaaactaaataaatttgaaatgagaAGAAATTGCTAA